One Tachyglossus aculeatus isolate mTacAcu1 chromosome 18, mTacAcu1.pri, whole genome shotgun sequence DNA segment encodes these proteins:
- the MOB3C gene encoding MOB kinase activator 3C: MALCLKQVFNKDKTFRPRKKFEPGTQRFELYKKAQASLKSGLDLRAAVQLPPGESINDWIAVHVVDFFNRINLIYGTMAESCTALSCPVMAGGLRYEYRWQDEHRYRRPAKLPAPQYMAMLMDWIETLINNEEIFPTRVGVPFPKNFQQVCTKILTRLFRVFVHVYIHHFDSIISLGAEAHVNTCYKHFYYFIREFSLVDHRELEPLREMTERICH; encoded by the exons ATGGCCCTCTGCCTGAAGCAGGTGTTCAACAAAGACAAGACCTTCCGCCCCCGCAAGAAGTTCGAGCCGGGCACCCAGCGCTTCGAGCTGTACAAGAAGGCCCAGGCCTCCCTCAAGTCCGGGCTGGACCTCCGCGCCGCCGTCCAGCTGCCCCCCGGGGAGAGCATCAACGACTGGATCGCCGTGCACGTGGTGGACTTCTTCAACCGCATCAACCTCATCTACGGCACCATGGCGGAGTCCTGCACGGCCCTCAGCTGCCCGGTCATGGCCGGCGGGCTCCGCTACGAGTACCGCTGGCAGGACGAGCACCGCTACAGGCGACCGGCCAAGCTCCCGGCCCCCCAGTACATGGCCATGCTCATGGACTGGATCGAGACCCTCATCAACAACGAGGAGATCTTTCCCACCCGCGTCG GTGTGCCCTTCCCCAAGAACTTCCAGCAGGTATGCACCAAGATCCTCACCCGCCTCTTCCGTGTCTTCGTCCACGTCTACATCCACCACTTCGACAGCATCATCTCCTTGGGGGCTGAGGCCCACGTCAACACCTGCTATAAGCACTTCTACTACTTCATCCGCGAGTTCAGCCTGGTGGACCACCGCGAGCTGGAGCCCCTG